The Thunnus albacares chromosome 13, fThuAlb1.1, whole genome shotgun sequence genome segment AGttcaactgctggacacaagatgtctcctacttcactgttaagtctattctcagtgtttgtgcactgaatgattcaagtttccacatcacacatgtttaagtttcatactggaccacgatcggctccaaaatagttgtgatttcacaaatcatgctcgtaggttCACCCATAAACTCTTTTCCCTAGACtcagatgaaggtgaaaacagtcttctagtgtcaaactctgcacatacatctttctgcacagtgaagttcaaacatcaAACTGAGGAAATAAAAGCAACTGCATGGAGCtcaattttgatcatttttatgtaaggTTTACTTTAATGTACTTTACTTGAAGTTTACTTTACTTAAAGtactttacttactttaatGGTAGGGATGCCAGCTGTGACTGAATTGATGTAAATTATATCAGAAACAGTGAATTGCATGATGACATTTACAAAGAAATGTCACATCCAATACTCGATCACTTCATAAAGTCAGAATTAGTGCTGATCTGGCATATCGgaccataaataaatatagtaactattatgtTAAAAGCTCAAATGAAACCTTGTATTGCTAAAATGATTTAAGTTCCtggatttttttgtggaaaaaccatccAGATgcaattattattcaaagtagagtattttatatacaactgaaaacatgtctggaggggatttttaaatataattatgaATCATGTTTATACTGATGGGAATGTATCAAACGGTTCATCTTGGATGACTAATGACTGAAATAATGGTCATCACAGTATCCGCTTCTATTTGAAGTCCTTGTGAATCTCCAGTCCTACTCTGCTCCATAATTATGATAAAAACTTTCAGCATTTCTCACATATCACTTTCCTCCTTGTCAGCAAGGAGTTATGGTGTCTCACCTGCTGTGGTTCTGTAAGGAAACCTGGAGTCCAGCTCACAGCTCAGCTCTGCAGACAAGAGGAGTAGAagcacagcagacagacagggaaaGGATAAGACAGCATGACAGACAGTCAGGTGGTTAAGAGAAATATTATTAAGAGATGGAGAGCGGCAGGTCACAGGTAGACTGACCATGACAGCGCCTTTTCAGGTGTGTGATCTCCAGCTTCAGACCGGTCAGCAAGGCCAGGTGCTCCTGCTTCAGGAAGGTGATGCCTCTCTCCACACTGGCCACCTGCTGCTCCAGCCTCCCCGCATCCATGGCTGAATCCCGTCACAACCTGCACACACAGATGCTAGTAGATGAAGTACAGCTGTTTACATTACAGAAGTGTCCCCAATTAAATCATTAATGTAGAATGTAGAGATGAAGCATATATATTTGCTCATTAGTAATATTATATTCTCTTTTACTGTGATATCACACCACTAATACACCATGCACTACTTATTCTGAAACATTCAAGAGGTTTTTTAAGTAATCCACTTATATGCTTATTTGCAGGACGTCTactctctctcattcattttGGTTTTCGCGTATAAAGCCTGCAGATCTCTGCACCGTAGTGCTGAGTGTCTTCCTGTAACTGTGCAACCACCACTCTGGCCGTGGCCTACCGTGCTACTGAAGCGGTATCCTGCTCGAAACGTCTCTCATGGATCCTGATATCGCCCTGGTTATCTCTGTCCTTGCTGCAGCAGAAATGAAGCATACAACAGACGCGTGCACAGCGTCCAGTCTGCAAAACGACACGTTTACTCGCTCTCTGATGCTCTCAGGTGAGCTGCTTCACTGATGCAGCGCTGGCTGACGTTTTTCTTGGTGTGGACGAATCCTGCTGCAGTCACAGTCGAGATAACCTCCTCATAACCTTCTGATGGTACGTGCAGTACGGTGGCACCGCTGTATTCACAACAAAGCAGCCCGGTATGGAGGGTGATTAGTGCCACAGCGcagcagggggaggaggagcTTCACATTCCGAATTATGGTACCAGCTattgaaaataacaaatatgatttaaaaaagacaatttcCTTGGACGATAGCATGCTTATGTCTACCACTTCTGGACTGAAACAGGTCCTCAATGTTTTTGTAAAGCATGCATTCAACAATTTGTTAGGAAATTATCATTACAGCTTACAATAGTAAGGtgttcaaaattaatttaagaCTACAGACAAACTAACAGCCACTGAATATCTTGCTTCTCATTGCGCTGCAATGATGTGAAAGCGTACAGGGTGTggtcagtacactgtgacatcacagttgggtgtggttacaggtgaaAAAGAGCCCACTTCAGACCACACCCATCAGTGATGCTGGATCAGAGACACAACAGACCTGAAACTCTCAACCAGAGGGCTGTGAGACACTGATTTTAAGATACTCTTTAACAAATATAGGAGTAATTGATGAATGTATGAGAATATTGGGGTAATCACAATAAAGAGGACATTATTTTTTCTTCGCTCTGACCACATAATCTATTGATTGTCAGTCATTGGCCAACTGTTTGTTTCTGGCCAAAAACCACAGAGGCCAGTGGTCAAAGCGTGCCAAAACATCACTTTAAGTTGTAAACACAGCTTGTTTatcacagagtgagagagaagacTGATACTTTGCTGTTACTCTGTTCTGCTCACAAACACAGATTTGCTTAATATCAAGATCAGTTTTTCTGTGCATGCTGTCACGCTTTTGTATTGTAATGTATGACAGCATAATGACACCCTTGGTCATTATGTGTTTTATACACTGGAATTTTTGCACATTAAGTCTTGGTATCCTCCAAAATGAGGGTGTATGTTCtgttatatcattttaaaatgggAGTCACATTAAGCCACTCTTTAACTTCAACTTCAACGTTATTATTATCCCGAAGGAAATTTGGTCTACAGCAGGCATCAGACACATCATGTTACACAGAGACATATaaacaatgacaataacaagcataataaataaaaatcctgGAATAAATCATCAGCTcaagtaaaaacaaagacactCCTACCAGAGAACCAAAGATTGAAAAACCAAAGATGGCAACAGTACGAGATCTAGTATTATGCACTGCAAGtgcaaaataaatttaaaaatcaagTCAGGGGAAATTAGCCTAACAAATTAAGCCTGTCAGTAACAACAGGGATAAAGGGAACTCTGGCACACCGTGTCCTTGTTTTAGGCATGCTGAAGCGGCGGCCAGAGGGCCAAAGTTGATGATCAGGACAGTTAGATAGTGCGCTTATTGTAAATGTCCTGGAGCTGGACTTGCTGCATTCTGATCACCTTACTGGCCACTTTAACAAGCTTTAACAGCCTATTTTTTACTGGACAGGGTGAGGCGACCAAACCAGGCCACAAAGCAAAAGGTacaaacagattaaataaaacactaataaaacagagtcattaaaacattacacaCTTTAAACAAATTCATCctccttaaaaaaacacaagcgCTGCTGGATGGTAGTGTGATTAATACTGCCAGGCTGTGACTTTTAGAAAATCAACaatcatgtctttattttttgacacatttagGTAAGAATCATTGCACCAAGCTATAAAATCATCGACCACAGGAAGACTAACTATGGCTAACATGCCTATTTTCATAATTACTTCTGCAGTCATTTGTATACAAGATAAAAAGCAATGGTGAGAGAACTGTATATgggtgtatgtacagtatgtgcagtatGTCTGGCCATGAGATTGTATTCAGTGCAGTATTCATTTGAACTCAGTTCACCCACCAGTGATTTGAGGCAAACAGTATGTCTTTACTAATGTAAATTATATCAAACTGATTTAAGTCATATAAGAATAGTATCTCTTAAAAGTCTTTAATTGTTCATTTCTTTGCCACTACGTACTATGTGGATGACTGACGActctacacaaacacaacatgactGGTTTTATCTAAACATTTTCATCAGACTGCTGTTCTTCTTACAAGATGATCTGGAGATGCAGGTGAAGAGACAAAATGTTTATATGCTTCAGCATCATCataataaaccttttttttttacaatgaagAAATCTTGCAGCAAATGAATAAAAGATTAATACATAGggcattattttcatttttaaaaaatacatgttaatcaacaatcaacaagtatgaaaaacaacaaatactgcACAAGTTCAGGttgatttattgtgttttgaaaTACTGGTTATAATACATCATCCCTAGCAGTGTAATCTGGGCATCAGTGTAAATTGAACACAATAAATTCTTTTAAAGTATGCATACAAGGTAGAATTAAATGgattttttcacttttgcttTCTGCTTGCTGTGAAATGGTTGACCAGACTCGGTCTCCCCTGGCTGCTCTCCTGTTTCTCACTTAAGCTCAGGAGGGGAAAAGGTTTGCTGAGCAGACAGGTCTCGTAGTAAGGACAGACTTTTAGATGAGCAGATATAGGAGGGATGTCTTCCATTTGCCATGAATCCACTGAAGAGAAGAGGTGACTGAACTCCCATACCTAAAGAGAAGCAGGAGtcaggaggagagaaaaggaaaaatcacAGCTAGTAGTGGATTCATAGTTAAACGATACTAAAATAATGGATGGATTGGATTATTTTGTAGGTATAGCTCACTGGTTTGGCCTTCCACTTGGTTCCTCCATGTGAGTAGGTCTTCCTCTCCCATTGGAGGGTGACCATCCCCCTCTCCTGCAGCAGCGTGGAGCAAACCTCCCTCATGAGCCGGGACACCAGAGCCAGCTGGGACAGGGACAGACTGTCCAGGAAACTGGCCATGTGGCACAGCACCTCATAGGGCAGCGAGCTCAGAGcatcctcccctcctcctcctgcccgacttcctctcctcctctgggTGTCGGAGGTGTCTGTTGAGCTCCCGGACGGCTGTGAGTCATTATCTAGTGAGGGTACGTGGGTCGGACGTAAGTTGAAACTCCTCAGCTGCTgactgtaggaaaaaaaaacattcattaaagCAAGTCGAGGTGCAAAATGAGTTTGTTaactaaaactgtttttatctgACTTTAAGATTGTGTTTGGTCTAGAATTTAAAGTTtagctttatttttcttaactGTGTTGTGAAGTGTGAGCAGCAACAACATGTATATCAGAGCAACATTTAAATTCAAAAGTAGACATCTTatttaaatcaaacatcaatCAAGATTTCATGGCGTTTTCTGGGATTTGATgaattgtgttttaaaatgaaggTTGTTATTGTACAAATCATAGTCGCTGTTGAACTGATATTGTCGTCTGCAGATCATGCAGAATATCTACTTAGAATTTAAAGCTGTGAAAATATTAAAAGGCAAATGGTCAGACCCAAATattctgaactgaactgatgaaTTTAAGATGTGCTCACTTGTAGGTGACGGTGGCTTTATGTGTGGAGGGCTTGAACCTCCTCTGGCTGTAGGTGCATCCCAGGTATGCCAAGGGGCATCTCTGCTCGAACCATCCGCTCAGACACGTCTGAATGTCGCTGTGGACGTTCCTGAATCACAGCGAGCGCAGTTTACCAGCACAATTACACATCTACATTTTTTCCATTAATATTAATCCTTTGAGATACTTCAGTGACTTCTAGATACAGCATATACTTACAGAGGTTTTGATATTATTACCTTTGTGATATTAAGACATGctgttttaaaaagcaatatGATTCAAACTACAAActcagtcaaacagacacattagTGTAATTCACAGACACCTGAAATGTGTGGCGAACTCCCTGCGTTGGAAGGTGTGACCACAGAGGAAGGTAAAAACACTGCTGGCTCTGTGGTGTCTGCTGTTTACGCTCTGGGCCTGCAGCTGCAGATGAAGCTTCAGCGGTCTGTCCACCATCACGTCTGCGAGGGTCGACTTCCCTTTAATTGGTGCCGAGTGGAACAAGTGCGTTTGTGTTCCCAAGTCAACATACAGCCCGTCGGATGCTTTTGACTCACTGATCTGCATGAAAACCAATCGATCATGGTACCTGATTAGTTGTAGTTAAAGCATTTTTTAGCCCATTTACAGTCAAAAATCATGTATACTTTAAACACTTTCAAAAGCATTTCATAGTGTTTTAAACTTCTAAGTTTTTTCCTGCATGTTAAAGTATGGCAACACTTATAAGGTACACAAAATACCTTAAAGGGAAGGTGCACTGATCTTACATATCAAAGTAtgtttacaggtcttggggAATATTActacatatgtgaaaaaagttttaaagccttttgtggctgcAAGGGGAGCCGCGTGAAATTTGATTGcttgaggctacattagccactaCTAGAATATTCtcagttgcattgtgggtaatataGGTGCCAGGTTTTAACAAGGAAGAGGATTAAAAAAGACAGTGTCTCTGGTACTCTGTTCTAACTGTCCTTTGTGACTCAGACAATGTTTAGAAGTGCAATGCTTAATTGTGGAAGTATTCTTTTGATATCCACATTCACATCATTATCGCATCATAGCTGTTTATTCTGAATACTTATTAGTGATTCATCAACTATCAGGTTGTTCCTGATTTGTTCCATAATGACTACTCAGCATTTTGTGTAACTTGTGTGACGTGTTACCAAAAGTATtgagtacatacagtacatggagCCACTTTCATCATCCTCACATGGTGgtttatatatttctatttatacTGTCATTAAGATATTTGACTGACCTTGTGACCCTTGACCTCCTTCTCAGCGTATCCCAGCAGGGTGGCTGCTGCTTCATCAGTGAACCAGTCTTCTTCATTGACTCCGAGGTCTGACGTGTCCACACCGCGAGCCTCACTTGGAGTAGTTGCAGTCGTGTTGTACAGATGAACCCGCCGCCTGTAGTGATAGCTGTCAGGGACCTTATAGGACACAAAAGATGAGACAAGCACACAGAAATAACTGAACTGATAAACTGCATATCAGAGACAACTAACAAGTTAAGAGTCACAACCAGACGcaaaaaactgaatgctgttgagagGATGGAGCACTTCTGAGCTGCAGTagtgttcacttcctgttggtGGGCAAGTGCCCAACATCAGatttaatttcaaacaaaaagtGGTTTAAAATTTTTGTTACTGCCCACTGTGGGATTAAAGGCAGGAAAATGCTCAAAACAAACTAGTTTGTAGAGATAAAAGTATGAATAGTGACAGAAATCATTATTGTTGAGAATGAAAAAGGGGCACTATGGAGAGAAATTCAAATGCTGCCTAATCTCTCATCTTCGAACACCTGACCAATCACACGTGCAGTGGGCCTGAATATCTGATTGTTGGCTCTGCAAAGTTAAGGCATCAGTATGCATCAAGTGATGGACTGACAAGCACATCAATGCCTTAAAAGGTTGATGAAAAAAGttctattttactgtaaaaaagtGGTGTGAAATCATCACCTTGAAAGAGCGCAGGGTCTGAACTGGGATCGGCTCCAGACTGCCATAAACAAAATCTTTCTCTCTTGGTGTGCAGGCCTCCATTTGCCCAAAGGCGAGCAGCATGCGCCCGTGATGCACCACATACATGTTGTACTCCTGCGGGGTGAGCTCCTGTCCCAGACGCTCCAGCACCCCCTCCTGCCATGGGGCCTGTCCGGTCTTACTTGTGTCCGGCGCAGGGCagtttttctctgcagcagcctgatctttctctcctctgtggtCTGCACTTGTGTTGTTCATCCCACTGCTTTGCCTTTCATCCTTCTTTGAATCTCTCTCACTCTGGGACTTCCCCTTCTCACCTGGTTTCACCTTCTGTTTGGGGTTCTTTTGGTTTGCCTCAGCGACAGCACAGCCACCCTTCTCCATGTTGAACATCATCTCACACAGGTTGTATTTCTCTTTGCTGAGGCTTAAATCTGGCTTCACATTGTTCTGAACAGTCTCTTCGTCAAcatcagtctcacacacactgttttctgCAGAAATAGATGTATGAagggtttcatttcattttcatttcttctccACATTTTCCTattaaaactctttaaaaatcagtgttttgcAGTTAAAGATCTCCAGATGA includes the following:
- the LOC122995427 gene encoding F-box only protein 40-like, which translates into the protein MSHRSRAPRVRQHVHCDSCYSRRCRARVEVSVCCSVVPCRLLCGAVFHLCKEEDHLLLCPNVRVPCLNAEYGCPVHLTRSSRAAHLQVCPASVVCCSMDWLRWPTDDTDPHSYKALQENVLKENEGQEEALDLAMALVDQSDLYARLKMKPLYPELMQTEEVEEETREEKKEETAMGGFVNGVPDKNTNEENSVCETDVDEETVQNNVKPDLSLSKEKYNLCEMMFNMEKGGCAVAEANQKNPKQKVKPGEKGKSQSERDSKKDERQSSGMNNTSADHRGEKDQAAAEKNCPAPDTSKTGQAPWQEGVLERLGQELTPQEYNMYVVHHGRMLLAFGQMEACTPREKDFVYGSLEPIPVQTLRSFKVPDSYHYRRRVHLYNTTATTPSEARGVDTSDLGVNEEDWFTDEAAATLLGYAEKEVKGHKISESKASDGLYVDLGTQTHLFHSAPIKGKSTLADVMVDRPLKLHLQLQAQSVNSRHHRASSVFTFLCGHTFQRREFATHFRNVHSDIQTCLSGWFEQRCPLAYLGCTYSQRRFKPSTHKATVTYNQQLRSFNLRPTHVPSLDNDSQPSGSSTDTSDTQRRRGSRAGGGGEDALSSLPYEVLCHMASFLDSLSLSQLALVSRLMREVCSTLLQERGMVTLQWERKTYSHGGTKWKAKPVWEFSHLFSSVDSWQMEDIPPISAHLKVCPYYETCLLSKPFPLLSLSEKQESSQGRPSLVNHFTASRKQK